cctcCATCCCACAGGATTCCAGATGCTGGGAAGAGAAAAGCAGAGGAAGGAGGGAGACAAATGTGGACAAATGGAGCGAGAGAAACATTGTGTCCAAAGATATCAGTCTCATTGGGATGAGATCGTCTCCACTCGTACTGTAAATAGAAAACAATGACAATCTGTCTAACGTTTAATAGCACACATGACGATTTCATCGTTGTTTGGATGACAAACGCAGCCTCAGTGGacattttattaggtacacctttaAGTCTAATTTGACATGGACATACAAGTTACCCGACTTCTGAGTTTTACAAGACAGGAGCCGTCGATtgaccgatttttttttcccctttgacTTGCTCCGGTGAACTCGACTCAACGCACTTCACGACAAGCAGCAGTTGACGTTTACtgtaaacaaagagaattacatgttTTGTATTCAATCAAACCAAATAGCTTTACGGGTGCTGCAACTCAACGCCATaactctgctttttttttttttttgctgcattacACGATTACTGACTGTACATGACAAACTTTGAACAAGAATCTATGCTCTATGGCAGTGGTGCCCGAGGGGGCCAATTGCGGCCCACCATCTATTTTTCAGCGGCCCGCggcatatattaaaaatgacatttgagacGGCTTGCAAGGCTAGTTGATAAAAGAAGACAAGGGAGGGTGTTAAAAAATTATTGCCCCTTGTAGAGCGTTCCTAAATATGCaaagatacaaataaactatttacGACTAAAATCATAAGGACATTTCTCTTTAAAACATTGtggtgaataaaaataattccgtttcagaagcaaaaataGTTGAATCCGCTTTCTGCTTGGTGTCAAGGTCTGATTTATGAAAATACCAAATTAACTATCCTCAAGTACAGTAACTAGCTTAGCTTGCTACAGTTTGATTTTGAAAGGGGGCGTCAACCCCaaatatttctttacaataatattgtattgcgattggctggcaaccagttcagggtgtaccccgcctactgcccgaagccagctgggataggctccagcaacccccgcgacccttgtgaggacaagcggtaaagaaaatggatggatgaatggatggatggatggataatatctTCGATGCCGCCCCACTAGTCTCAAcacaatattttaattaatattgggtttgtgtaatatgagttaagcaacaaaatcctccatttttatctattgcagggggcggccattttgccgcttgctgttgactaaaaatgacatcacagttgctcggagCTCAATCACGGCttaacttcagaaaacagcttaAGGGTTACTAGTACTTGACGCTGTTTGTCTCTTGTCTacagtatacagacgctcccctacttacgaacattcgagttacgaacaacggtacatacgaacatttctgcgcgtacagtatgtcgaaaaatgttcggaaagaaatgctgtaagttagattttgtattgcacgtagtgcttctttccgccgctaataccgacgattggcgctgcgagagctcattggaggctgagcaacgtggcgaggaggaggaggaggaagaaacgccggtccccatgaagcaggaaataacttttgaagccgattccagtgacgacgaagaatctctcatgatataaaatcctcctcttcctcctcctccatcatctccttaagcatcaagtacatcttccaaaagtaagttaaacttcattttatttatcttattacgtacatgtacatactgtgtgtgtgtctttcgctctctctctctaacatacgtagtacagtactgtacgtattctctccattttattaaaagtttttttcagtacaaaccaatgcaggttacttgtacaagccttaaacatacttatataaaccttcaatatacttatataggctttaaacataaattataatacaaaatatagcactgaagcaacttacgaacaaattcaccttacgaacgatcgtccggaacgtaactcgttcgtaaggtggggagcgtctgtatgttgTTAGTGAGGATGAACTGTGTACTAGTTGATGCTCCTAGTACTACCAGTGAGAGAATTGTACTATAATACTTAACATCTAGCCTCACTGGTAACAATTTGTCCCAAAAGTTGTCCTACTACTGGTAATGAAACGCTTAAATGACATGAATGTACTCTGAGTCATTCTACTCAGTTACAATTGGTTACAAGTTGAGCAACTCCACTAGAGGGAGTAAAGTGCTATATTGGGAGCTTGCAGGGACGAGCCTCAGTGATGGTCATCAAAGATTGATGGACTCCTTCAAGCTTCATTGTCAAGGCAGTAAAAACATGAACGCTGCAGAATTAGCCCACATTGCTACGGCACGCACTTACAGTCGCACATTCTCTGTTGCCAGCACGGTGGAAGCAAAAATCTTGAGCTTCATAGTGCAACGTATGAATATGAATCAAGCAGTAAAGTTCAGACATGCAGTACTGGCctggcatctgtaaagctgtACATGGTggcgttaaaaaaagaaagcagcaTCTTGGAACCTACAGAAATATGGTATTGTTGCATATTATTCATATCATTATTATGTACACAGATGCATTATCATATAAACAGCAGAAATTCAGCCCTTCAGTGGCTTCAGTCCAACAAGTCCTGAAGGCAGGAAGAATTATGAACTCAAATTATAAAGACATGAGGAAGTACTAAGATATTCATAAGAAACTGGAGCAGGTTGCGATGAAGTGCTCCGAAAGGAGCAGCGGTGACGGAGAAAGAgtatgttgtctttttttgcttttaattcaTGACAAATAGACACTGCGGTATTTGAAAAGATGAAATGACATTTTCCGCGGATGGGGCCAATGGTCTCATGAGTCCATTCTCACCCAGAGGGCTCATTATTATCAGTGTAGAGGGCTTGATGTAGGCAGACGCTCATATGAGAGCCGTCTGAAGGCATTAcctcgcgcgcgcgcgcacgcacacagtgAATTAttaggggggggtggggggtgataAAGAGGAGGGTTGTTAAACATGACCACAAGGCAGGCCTGTATACGGGGTGTGTGCACACCATCATTtttctcatattttacacacacactcacccacctACGAACACACGCAGGCGCGCGCAGATGCACCCTGACACATGACAAATCTCATATGCTATTTACAGGAAGTGCATTAGTGTCTTGGGTCGACTAATTACTTAAATGTAGGATGCAAGAACGGACACACAACTGTAGCTCTGGAGGCACTATTTagtggcgtgtgtgtgcgtgcgtgcgcgcgctaTTAGACAAGTATGCTATTAGACGCTGACTAAACGAAGCTCCTCCCTTCGCCTTGaacgggaagtcaaccccaaaattatttacattaatatgttctatgcagccccacaagtTTAAACACGGTTTTCTGGTtgatacaaaaaataacatcgGAGTTGCACAGGGCTCAGTTCACAGCTTTGTtcgcgaatgtcacatgaccaaactcagaaaacaggtgagccgtgattggtcattacctgagcaattacaatatcattttcagtcaacagcaagtggcaaaatggcctcccccTGAGATGGGAAACGTTGCACAAACGCAATATTCGTCAGCTGTTTACATCAGTGGGTACAAAgaacatattttaaagaaaacaatttgGGATTGAATTCACACTTTACACGACACTTCTTTAACATAAAGTGGTGCCTTGCTATGCTTCTCTTATGTGTTAGCatgaactcatttactgccattgacggctatagacgtcaaaaattcatttgaactatttctattagttttttttttcttgagagagagctcagtattcattcggtaatcttaccgattagacatgtcatcatcattgctctctctctttttccttttaattttatgtGCGTCAGTATGTGCAAGCGcgggcatgtgtgtgtgtgtgtgtgcatatgtgcgtgcgtgtgagtgtgtgctcattaattcacctaaaacctattaaaaatcccataccattcaccgaAACCGAATACTTCTGAAactgaactatttctattagattaacatttttttccccacttttgctaacaagagtatgaaaacctagaaaaaaaattattgtaaatttagaaaagatcaatcgttagttaactagtgaaatcatgtgattaattacatttaaaaaatgcaatcgcctgacgggcctaattaaaaaatatatatattaaaaataaggggcatttaatcgtaattaatcgcatgattttatatctgttataaatgtacaatagaaagatctagattttcataaaaaattaaatgaaatgattttttttttttaactaatagaaattctacatgaatttttgacatctatagtcgtcaatgtcagtgaatgagttaagctagGAAAGTTCTGTTGTTCCATATATACAACATGAAATTCTCTTCGTTTTACAGACAGTAAACTTCATTAGGAGCGTCttaaaacagcttgaagcctccattttgagacaaaaaaaaatcttaaatggtATTATGTCCAGGGCTCGGAATTTAGCTAATAGCTATTTTTCGTTGTTGAGAAAGATTTCCGTCTAACTCTCAAGCACACTGCCACTGGTGACCTGATCCCTTGGGGTCATAAACTCTGACAGGGTCGTAGATTTTTCTATAAGCTTGTACAGTTCACCAAAAAAGGATGCGCGGCCccagaaaacacaaaacttGCTTACATTTCTGTTGTTTCTTGGATGTTGGGCAAGTCCaagtttgtgtgcatttttataAAGCAATCATTGTTGTTTACGTACGTCCCCCAAATTCAAGCCGGCCAAATGTCGTATTAATTCAACAGAAACCCAAGAAAAACAAGCTTTCCAGACATTGCTCATAGTGTGCTGGCACAGGGTCGTACATTGCGGCAGAACAACACATGCATCGTGCTGTCCCCTTGTTCCTAATGAGCTTTATCGCATCGGTCCCGCTTGACTTGTCCTGTTAAGTGGCACACATATATCCATATGTTCCACATGAGCAGGCAGAGGGGACACGCTGGGTGGCGGAGACGCTTTCTCAGTTACATCGCACTGTTTTGAACGGCAACAGCCAGCAGCGAGGGCCAGTCAGCTCCACTCTGCATCTCCGCCGCCGCAACGTGTGGCGGGGAGTGTGTAGACGCCAATCGCTCGTGAGCGCTGACGACAGGGTCCATTTGTTCTTGATGTTAAAGGAGTTAAGAAGTCACATTGGAGACGGCGGCAAATTGTGAAGCGGGATGCCGCTTCATCTCGACTGCAGAGGGGCCGGGTGCCAATCTGTGGATCTATTGGGAGGtgttgaaaatatgaaaatattacaaacagctCGGTATGATAAAGTATAGTGAACTGATGCATATTCACTGTTCAAcatgaacatattttttaagaacCCGCACTCCGTTATTCGCTGAAAATCTCGGCTATTTGCAGTTTTTGAGTGTAAGACAAAGCAATTAAAttctttggcgccatcttgtggaattTTGGTGTTGTTAGGTTtgatttctactttttttccccgatggGCGACCAAGAGCAAGAGTAGACTACTtgttacatttgtgtgtgtaaatgccAAAGGTGAATTTAATGACCTAATACTTGTTTGTGTGACACGCTAGtgcacatatttttgtgtgtgatgtcacaTCAGTGTGTGCTAGTGTTTTATTTAGGCTAGTATGCTAGCTAGTAGCTAATCACATTAATGAGCCTcaaatagttatttttttttgtattgagaTAATTTCCttgagtagtagtagtagtagaataaataaatccgtgaagttagctttatgttttacattttttacaaatgacAAATCCCTCACCAAatagtttatacacttttctcatcaaggCATTTACATGGTATCACATTTAATAATTCTCAATATTCAAACCtgaataaattttataaaattggTACatcaccgtaaaaaaaaaaaaaaaaaaaatgcatgcaaaattgcacacaaaaaaaatccacgaaaagtgaaccgcgttatagcgagggaacactacATTCCATGCATGGCCATGTTTTATGGCGCTCTCAGATTTATGTGGTAACTTGGAAGTCAACCCTGCAAGACAGAATCAATGGAGACCTCATGGATacgcttttgtttgtttatttgtacacaattgagcatttttttcaatgtgtggaaaaaaaaaaaaacgttactgCGTGCCACTCAACAATGTGAGCCATTAATGTAAATGTGGTGCTTggaaacaatgaaacaaaaacaataaaaaaaggggATGGGAGGGAAAGAGacaattttggcatttttaaaccgataaacaaataaatagaattaaaagcTATGTAAATCTTTCATGGGCTAAACTACGTAAAACAAACTATTACGTGCAAAGACACTTGCTGTTAAAACATAATTGTGCTAACTTCATACAAAAGAaacaattaaacattaaaaacattttttttcccaattcacAATGCTTGACCAGAGCtaaaacgtaaataaataaagttctgTTCTTTGAACTGCAGCTTCACATTGTTGTTATCAAAACGCAAAAACGCTGCATTCGGCTTTAAACACTTGTAAGGCAGCAAAGGCGACATGGCGGCGGGAAGCCACCGTTCAATTGGAGGAACGTTCCTCTTTCTGCTCCTGAATATCAGAAACAGCAACACATTGTAACGCTTTGacctttttagtgtagtggtaGGACCGACTTTGATCAACAAGTCCTGCAACTTGTTGCTCATCTGCAGGGATGGTTCTTAACGCCAACATTCCGACATGGACAGCTGGTCAAACAAGACTCTTGAGATTGTGTCATACAACAAATCAATTCCACCTCGtatacaaacacgcacacattacGAGTTGAAGCGAAGCTCAAAGCTCATCGTGGTTGCGGGTGAGGTCCTCTCCGTAATTGGTGGCTTGACTTCCTACAAACATGTTCCAATTCTCCAGGATTTCTTCTTTGGTCAACATCTGGTCCTGagaaataatgcaaaaataccGTTACGGACTCATGTGACTGCAATCGCATGAAGCCAAAAGATGGCCGCGACGCGCAACTTAAAATGCAGAAGACGAAAGGATTAGCCAGTAAATAGTTCCTCATTCgctgacacccatgtcactcaccaggccccgccttttaaagccataGGCACTCAAAGTCATAGATACTAAAGTTgaacatagaaaaaaataatttgatcaaCAATTGATCACTGAttgctgtttaattatatcttaaAAGAATTGAGGCAAAATGTGGTTCTGTATTGATTATGTTTGAATGGGTTTGCACCTGACGTCAACTACGGACCATTGAGCTACATCAACAGAAGAGGCCTTATTCTGCTCAGTACAGTACTGGCGTAGAAAAAGGATTTTGGTAGATTCTCCAATctcaataataatcataaatacGTACATTCATTTTCCACTTTGTAAAGGAAAGTCACACACACCATACATTTGTATCAAAATTGCGGGTCAAGAAGTTGTACCTTGTCCTGGTCCGACTCGTAGACCAGGTGTCGCGCCTCGGCCTGGGCATGGTCGTAGTTTTGCGGCATAATCCACTGGCGGATTTCCTCCCGGTCCATTTTACCGTCTTTGTTCAAGTCTCTGAAGTCGGAGAACTGATCCCTCTCGGTTTTGAGCCAGTCCGGCTCCGGCCCGCCGTCCTCGTGAGCAAACATGTCGGCTGAAAGCGGAGACATTGTTTGCTGTGAATATAACCTTCCAAGTCAAACCCCTCCAAATATGGTACGATAACACTTTTTATTTGCATCTACTGCTTGAACCCACCAACGTACTCGTCCTCGTCCACGTGTCCGTCGCCGTTCTTGTCAATGTCCTCCAGTGTTTCCTGCATCGGGCACAACGAGTCGATGTCACTAACGAGGGGTCAACGGCAGCCGGAACTTCCACTTTGACTAATAAAGGCAGAAACAAGTTGCCCTCGGCAGTGCGACTCAACACGAGGGTCACTTTACAGCTGGGCTGGCGCACTGACACTACAATTACAAGACACTCTGCTGATGTGgaccaaacacatttaaagcacatACTGCGACCAAACCCTTAAAGCCCCGCTAGACGTCTTTTGTCTGCCGTGAGACTTCACATGCTCAGTAACGACGCATGTCAGGTGCAACGCATCGACACGTGCGGTAAACTCACAGATGCAGATTTTTCTGCAGGTGGGATGCCCTCGCTGAACCCTGATGAATATTTAACAGACGTGTAGAATACATCAGAATAATAATATACCAGCTCCATCAATATTGTAAACTCGATCCGAAAGGTTGCATGCGGGAGAAATGCtcagtaaaacaaaatgtaatgtaTAGCGCACCACGAGGCAGTGCACTGCGTTTCAGTTGcacgctacacacacacacacacacacacacacacacacacacactgttcgTCGGAAATGTCAACATCAAACCTAAACACACAAACGCATCTTTTTTTAGTACATTctgtttgagttgttttttttaattcgaaACGAAAGGGCCGGTAATCTGCATggaatttttcctttttaaaagtcaaagtacttgtagtaaattcccaaaaaatattaccgtggtgccttgagatatgagttgaatttgttctcGGACCATGTTTATAGCTaaaaacacttgtatctcaaatcatctttactGGAAATGCTATTCCACCATTctcacaaaaaactaaaaaaatatatttttatttggtttttaaTAAGGAGAATATTTCACTATAAATAATATGATAAgaacaatattattttaaaacacataataactagggatgggcgagtaccaataccaggccTTATCTCAAGGTATAGGTACTCGCGACAGCAGCCGATACCAGTAGcagccgccctcttgtggccatcttacactctaaaaacagttgggtcaaaaataacccaactatggatcaaaaatagactaatcctctacttgggtcaatttgacccaactttgagtcaagaaatgggtctttttgtgtaaaaaaactcataaatattggtcagatcctttacttgggtcattttgtataaaacaacccagaaagttaggtcaaattggcccataatatagatcggtccattttttatctataattgggatacttttgacccaactgtttttagagtgtatgaaattagaaatgagaagaatttaaaattaatttcatgcaattttaaggggaaatgcTACataatcaaaagtactagtggtaacTGCACTTGGTATCAATGATTATTTAAGTTGAGTACCCTGACTTGGCCACTGAGGGCCAGTATAATAgtcatgcaaacaaaaacaaagacgagtttcacaactactatCAGTGACAGTAAGCTACagtaatattagttgtttttcacagaggataaagaatatctCCCTGTGACGACGGTTATGTCTGTCTGTGTATTACAGCACCATCTGTGTTCAAATATATGTTGCCTAATGTGCTATAACGGCCAAATTGATACTATTCCATtttacattgtttgttagcattaagctaagtaaGCAGATGAAGCAAAGCTATGCGGCTGTTTTCAATCtaagttaaattatttttgtttgatgtttaGCTTGACAGTAAACAAACCGGGTCACGCATATCTCAAGGCAtgagtgatataaaaaaaaatagattattaactcatttgctccccaaaatttataaatatgttctattttaaatattgccatgttcccaaaaaaacgttttttatgctagagcatacagaaggctttgatgcagcctctaaactgaagagaacgcttaaagcaatggtacttATTTCAAAAACGGagagcaggtggcagcagagtataagagatcaaccagggccatgttgcaaaaagctctttcacccactgttttaaacagatttgtgaataatgatgaaacttatatatAACTATATTGTAATgcgaattgctgcaaaacggaaacagaaatatacttttttcctgatgaaaaaagagactcaaatctttcttttgctaggttcaatgtttttatagtaatagaacacaatattctgtgggccttgcaaaatcagtcaaaatccagtaaaacagccgtgagcaaaggggattgcttcagtgaaaatggctgggagtgaaagagttaatgtggctgcttcttttttttttttttttactcagcttCAAAATTCAAGAGCATATGCCATCATTTAATCATACATTAAAACTAAATTGCCCATTGACTGGCTGCAACCAAGCAAGCCTCTTTCAAATGTCTTTTGGTGTTGCATCATCAGTGATgtcacatggggggggggggggaggtgttAAAACAGAGGAGTCTGTTCCAACAGTGGTCCACATGACCACTTATTAGCTTCATTTGGCCCGATCGGAGAGATGCCAAAGGCTGAACAGTTGCTCGGTACCCTTCGGTGACATCATAAAAATGAGACTTTAATTATTAACTGCGTCAAATGGGTAGTACAACTTTTATGAACACGGCAGCATAGTGCCTTACTGCGAAACATTTCCCACGCAACTTCTCCGTGAGGCCAAATTCATATTTAAAGATCGAGTGTTAAATGGGACAGCCAGTACATCCCTCTGGACCcgctcccaaaaaaaatatacaaagtaTCATTTGAAGGGCAGActtaaaatgtgatttgaatTCTACATATTTATCAAAGCAGCCCATATGATGGGACCCGCAAGGTGCTAATAGAAGTCTCACCTGCACCACAATCTCCTTCATGTGGTCAAACTCCTCGGGGTGCAAGAAGGCTGTGAACTCTTCCCTGTCAGCCGCCTGGTCCCCGTTCAGATCAGCTGTTTTGAACCTCCTCTCGTCACGGGGAAGCATCTTCTTGAAGCTGAACTGGTCGTTCGTATCGTCAAACTCTTCTGGATTGGCTGAGTACACAAAAACAGTTTCAATTTGATGAACTCCCCTTTTTTTTACGTGGAGtcgtcaaattattattttcatcagGTGAGATGTCAAAAAGCTTACCAAAGTATGTGCGATCTCATTTTTTGGTGTTACTGTCACAAAATCTCACTCGCTTTAGTGTAGATTTGGAAatcacaacacaaaaaataaatgttttttgttatttgataAGTGCGGATACAACTCAGccctcagtttcaaaaaggttggtgactcAAATTTGGGCCAATTCCACAGTGGAGTTCTTCAATGTATGAGTCCTAGCAatcaaccaaaatggctgacttcctgttcagtttcGTGCATGGCTTCTTCAGAGTTTTCCGTGCGTCATGTTATGATATAAAAGTCTACCCACACACAACTGCCTAAACATGTGACTTTTGTGCTCTAATAAATTGTACACTAATCCCTTGAGTGTTTCCTACCAAGGTAGTATCCATAGGTGGCTTGCTTGTATTCGTCCCATGAGATCTTGTTGTCTTTGTTGAGGTCATAATCAGCCCAGACCTTGGCCACATTCTCATAAACGTAACGCTTCTGGACACGTTTGATCCACGCTTTGAGCTCGTCGGCGGTGATGAGGCCGTTGGCGTCGCTGTCGATCCGCTGCACTATTTTACTGCAAAGACAATTTATGAGTTACTATACCTGAGGATATTCCAAGACAGTGGAAACAGAGCAGAAAGAATATAGGCCTGGGAGTATTGTTAGACGTTGTGGTTATGTGTGTTGCTGTTTAGTGTATGTAAAATTAGCAGTCATTTAAAAGGTGTACAACTGCTAGCCCGCTAATAACAGTCAGCGTTATGTTAGCATTGTGCTATCTGACTTTGGTTATCAAACaatttagttgaacattttgctgtttcaatatacagtggtacctcggctcacgaacgcttcagctcacgaacttttcgcctcacgaacattaaattcgcgagcattttgtctcggctgacgaaccaaatcacgcgacacgagaaatcacgagaagctgacgcacgctcacggcgtcccagttcgtcgccccctttgtttgagtgtggacgtggtttgtgttcggtagacattttggatcattttggagtacttttggagtgtacttttgttaccatgggaccgaaaaagaccccaccacaggctagtgttaagcctaagaagacattgaagaaaattacggtcgagcagaagaaggagatcatcgacaaacacgaacgaggtgcgcgtttgtgtgacttagcatcccagtaccagtacgctaagtctaccattgctaccatccttaagaacaaggaagctattaagggtgcgtgtgtgtctaagggtgtcagaggatttgattcgccttcaagaggacaagcagaaggaagccattcaggagttgtcatgtgaggacgaggaggaggagatggctgcagcatcaagtgagagcatcaagaccatgttagcaaagtggagtgatgtgcaggcttttatcgaacagtaccattcagaaaagactgtggctatgagaatcatcaacatgctgaatgataatgtgatgcctcagtttcgtaagaccttacaactcagaaagcaacaggtgtcaattaagaggtttttagtcagcaacaaggataaagagtctcctaagaagcaaagaagagaagccacaccggaggactctccttccaaacagtaactccctccctccctccctcctcctccattccatcaagccttcaactactgtaccatcacaaaggcaagttgcaagttttgcaaataaaaacactttattatacagtacactgtatttctttaattacaatacaatag
This portion of the Vanacampus margaritifer isolate UIUO_Vmar chromosome 4, RoL_Vmar_1.0, whole genome shotgun sequence genome encodes:
- the rcn1 gene encoding reticulocalbin-1 codes for the protein MMEVFGLVCALLLWIASAHGKPTAKKERVIYETNLNERTQEDNNSFQYDHEAFLGKEEARTFDQLTPEESKERLGKIVQRIDSDANGLITADELKAWIKRVQKRYVYENVAKVWADYDLNKDNKISWDEYKQATYGYYLANPEEFDDTNDQFSFKKMLPRDERRFKTADLNGDQAADREEFTAFLHPEEFDHMKEIVVQETLEDIDKNGDGHVDEDEYVADMFAHEDGGPEPDWLKTERDQFSDFRDLNKDGKMDREEIRQWIMPQNYDHAQAEARHLVYESDQDKDQMLTKEEILENWNMFVGSQATNYGEDLTRNHDEL